A single genomic interval of Ascaphus truei isolate aAscTru1 unplaced genomic scaffold, aAscTru1.hap1 HAP1_SCAFFOLD_1429, whole genome shotgun sequence harbors:
- the LOC142475919 gene encoding 8-oxo-dGDP phosphatase NUDT18-like, whose product MSLTLEEELSALLGGGAVPLPNTYDVAPETPQPLRLRHSVCYIVMGLLLNDKDEVLMMQEAKAECRGSWYLPAGRVERGESLVEGLCREVREETGLLCDPLTLLAVEERGAAWVRYVFLAQHTATKGI is encoded by the exons ATGTCTTTGACACTAGAGGAGGAGCTGAGTGCCCTTCTAGGAGGGGGAGCCGTCCCGCTGCCCAACACGTATGACGTGGCCCCGGAAACACCCCAGCCTCTGAGATTGAGACATAGCGTCTGCTATATCGTCATGGGCTTGTTACTAAACGACAAG GATGAGGTGCTGATGATGCAGGAGGCGAAGGCGGAATGCAGGGGGAGCTGGTACCTGCCAGCTGGGCGTGTGGAGCGAGGGGAGAGCTTGGTGGAGGGGCTctgcagagaggtgagggaggagacCGGTCTCCTGTGTGACCCCCTCACACTGCTGGCTGTGGAGGAGCGCGGAGCAGCATGGGTGAGATACGTCTTCCTGGCTCAGCACAcag CAACAAAGGGTATTTAA